In Arvicola amphibius chromosome 1, mArvAmp1.2, whole genome shotgun sequence, one DNA window encodes the following:
- the C1H4orf36 gene encoding uncharacterized protein C4orf36 homolog yields MAYGLPRRNTVQTILKGSCYKVQEPWDLAELTKTWYTNLVNIRLPFLGEIAFGSPVKLKLCKTVKDGLLPSAQTIKLENEYEKKRLTKLKCREKACEEIQASLRHQRAGLRTPLQPK; encoded by the exons ATGGCGTATGGCTTGCCAAGAAGGAACACAGTGCAAACCATTCTGAAGGGCAGTTGTTATAAAgt ACAGGAACCATGGGACCTTGCAGAGCTCACAAAGACCTGGTACACAAACTTAGTGAACATCAGGTTGCCGTTCTTGGGagaaattgcttttggtagtccTGTGAAGCTCAAGTTATGCAAAACTGTCAAGGATGGCCTGCTCCCTTCAGCACAAA CCATCAAACTTGAAAATGAGTATGAAAAAAAGCGCCTAACAAAGCTGAAGTGTCGGGAGAAAGCGTGCGAGGAAATCCAGGCTTCACTAAGGCACCAGAGAGCCGGCTTGCGGACACCACTTCAGCCTAAGTGA
- the LOC119816264 gene encoding guanine nucleotide-binding protein G(I)/G(S)/G(O) subunit gamma-5-like produces MSGSSSVAAMKKVVQQLWLEAGLNRVKVSQAAADLKQFCLQNAQHDPLLTGVSSSTNPFRPQKVCSFL; encoded by the coding sequence ATGTCGGGTTCCTCTAGCGTTGCCGCCATGAAGAAGGTGGTTCAGCAGCTCTGGCTGGAGGCCGGGCTCAACCGCGTGAAGGTTTCCCAGGCAGCTGCAGACTTGAAACAGTTCTGTCTGCAGAATGCTCAACATGACCCTCTGCTGACCGGAGTGTCTTCCAGTACAAATCCCTTCAGACCCCAGAAAGTCTGCTCCTTTTTGTAG